Proteins found in one Mytilus edulis chromosome 2, xbMytEdul2.2, whole genome shotgun sequence genomic segment:
- the LOC139513078 gene encoding WD repeat-containing protein 38-like: MFRGPRDYNKLDLKKFTGHKDEVNCVAFSPDFQIMVTGSDDERVRVFDATNGSMVCKLKGHIGAIKSVAIGPNCKTFASGSYDKTIRVWRTSDGENLHILEGHMKSVEVVVYSPDSKQLASGSWDRTAIIWNVEQGFPIRVLTGHKSVVQSLAFSLNGKWLATGSWDFTVRVWTLNDPDDSVVTMEGHKGNIHAVAFSKDGMLASGSWDKTVRMWNPKTGKQIHQCEGHGGWVQALSFSTDGLYLASASDDETVRVWDVLTGECIKELEGQTDTVQHCAFKPGGALVASGSLATMIAFK, from the exons gTCAACTGTGTTGCGTTCTCACCAGATTTCCAAATAATGGTAACAGGTTCTGATGATGAAAGAGTTCGTGTGTTTGATGCCACAAACGGTTCAATGGTGTGCAAGCTTAAAGGACATATtg gTGCTATAAAAAGTGTTGCTATAGGTCCTAACTGTAAAACATTTGCTAGTGGATCTTATGATAAAACAATTCGTGTCTGGAGAACTTCAGATGGGGAAAATCTTCATATCTTAGAAG gtCACATGAAGAGTGTAGAGGTAGTTGTTTACTCTCCAGACTCTAAACAATTAGCCTCAGGCTCCTGGGACAGGACGGCTATAATCTGGAATGTTGAG CAAGGATTCCCCATCAGAGTTTTGACAGGACACAAGAGTGTTGTACAGTCATTAGCATTCTCATTAAATGGTAAATGGTTG GCCACAGGTTCTTGGGATTTTACTGTTAGAGTTTGGACTCTGAATGATCCAGATGATTCTGTTGTAACAATGGAAGGACATAAAGGAAATATACATGCTGTTGCTTTCTCAAAAGATGGCATGCTG GCATCAGGCTCTTGGGACAAAACTGTAAGGATGTGGAACCCTAAAACTGGTAAACAGATTCATCAATGTGAGGGGCATGGTGGATGGGTACAAGCTTTATCCTTCTCTACTGATGGACTATACTTAGCCAGTGCTAGTGATGATGAGACTGTCAGAGTATGGGATGTTTTAACAGGGGAATGTATCAAGGAATTGGAG GGTCAGACAGATACTGTTCAACATTGTGCTTTCAAACCTGGTGGTGCTTTAGTAGCTTCTGGATCGTTAGCTACAATGATTGCATTTAAATGA